From Pueribacillus theae, one genomic window encodes:
- a CDS encoding DUF2334 domain-containing protein yields MRKVMIIFLLGIAATVFCFPAKQAEAENGQPNVLLIYHADNEEQKREVHVLDLLVGHFTNEITTVSVGEIDNIENINGFSHVFYLGVSREPLLDEEIEAIDRYEGPVFYIGNHISDFKRTSFLTRDEYKILTHIGNQRQEQKLSIGLSAIAYQAKEAVETLYEGKAGNESLPAIFKRKSDFFMATESVNGPQSHYLGESLFDFFQAEKGKPKKYLRIEDVHPNSDPEKLKAVADYLYGENIPYMIAVIPVYKNPETGKEVHMPDAREIVKVLRYMQEHGGSIVMHGYRHQL; encoded by the coding sequence ATGCGAAAAGTAATGATTATCTTTTTATTAGGCATTGCAGCAACTGTTTTTTGCTTTCCGGCCAAACAGGCTGAAGCAGAGAATGGGCAGCCAAATGTTTTACTGATTTATCATGCCGATAATGAAGAGCAAAAAAGAGAAGTTCATGTTTTGGATTTACTTGTTGGGCATTTTACGAATGAAATCACAACGGTTTCTGTTGGGGAAATAGACAATATAGAGAATATCAATGGCTTTTCACACGTTTTTTATCTCGGCGTGAGCAGGGAACCGCTTTTAGATGAGGAAATTGAAGCGATTGATCGCTATGAAGGACCAGTTTTCTACATTGGAAATCATATCAGCGATTTTAAGCGAACCTCTTTTTTAACACGGGATGAATATAAAATACTTACGCATATTGGCAATCAGAGACAGGAACAGAAGCTTTCAATAGGCCTATCCGCGATTGCGTATCAAGCGAAGGAAGCGGTTGAAACGTTATATGAAGGAAAAGCAGGAAATGAAAGCTTACCTGCCATTTTTAAACGAAAATCAGATTTCTTTATGGCGACAGAATCAGTGAATGGACCCCAAAGCCATTACTTAGGTGAATCTCTTTTTGATTTTTTTCAAGCGGAAAAAGGAAAACCTAAAAAATATTTGCGAATCGAAGATGTTCATCCAAACAGTGATCCTGAGAAATTAAAAGCTGTTGCCGATTATTTATATGGGGAAAATATCCCATACATGATTGCGGTCATCCCCGTTTATAAGAACCCAGAGACCGGAAAGGAAGTCCACATGCCCGATGCAAGGGAGATTGTGAAAGTCCTCCGCTATATGCAAGAACATGGCGGAAGCATTGTTATGCATGGTTATCGGCATCAATTATAG
- a CDS encoding DUF2334 domain-containing protein, with protein MVIGINYRENETGEGFEYWDVKYDRPVYQENEEPVFFREDFESDEEFQEYVKKGLQFERDYIQSTVEQGVDELLEQKLYPLAFEAPHYTMSSTGYKELANYFSTYVGQIQISDETYQATFPPLFESTPSYLGGMTLLPETLGYVDGSNLDSYKNIVKKAEEVSSFSDSYLSFFYHPYLGIELLKETIEEMKAYDEYEWVDLKEMSNKVEVQDVVITSEDGRISVERSLVENIVHKLGTMWWFIIPVIVFLIAIVSMKKKR; from the coding sequence ATGGTTATCGGCATCAATTATAGAGAGAATGAAACTGGGGAAGGCTTTGAATATTGGGATGTAAAGTATGATCGGCCAGTTTATCAAGAAAATGAAGAACCTGTATTCTTTCGGGAAGACTTTGAATCTGATGAAGAATTTCAAGAATATGTTAAGAAAGGCTTGCAATTTGAAAGGGATTATATTCAATCAACAGTGGAACAAGGGGTTGATGAATTACTCGAGCAAAAGTTGTACCCATTGGCATTCGAAGCCCCGCACTATACAATGTCATCAACAGGATACAAAGAGTTAGCAAACTATTTCTCAACGTATGTAGGGCAAATTCAAATATCCGATGAAACCTATCAGGCAACTTTTCCCCCTCTATTTGAAAGTACACCATCCTATCTGGGTGGAATGACATTACTTCCGGAAACATTAGGGTATGTTGATGGCAGCAACCTAGATTCATATAAAAACATCGTTAAAAAAGCAGAGGAAGTTTCATCATTTTCAGACAGCTACTTATCATTCTTTTATCACCCTTACTTAGGAATTGAACTGCTAAAGGAAACGATAGAGGAAATGAAAGCCTATGATGAATATGAATGGGTTGATTTGAAAGAAATGTCAAATAAAGTTGAAGTTCAAGACGTAGTTATTACTTCAGAAGATGGAAGGATTTCGGTAGAACGTTCGCTAGTTGAAAATATTGTGCATAAATTAGGAACGATGTGGTGGTTTATTATTCCGGTTATTGTATTCCTCATTGCCATCGTCTCAATGAAAAAGAAAAGATAA
- a CDS encoding cytochrome c oxidase assembly protein: MGGSLFSNYTWYEMWGPVWIAVLALLSYLYIRKIALSHQYRVAGEKVKYFFFAAILLYLAKGSPFSIIADDYMFSMHVLQLSIMLFVVTPLFILSLPTDFIRRYFWDYRMRNAIKLFAHPWMTAIFFNGLLTVYFVPSVFNTIHQSFLLTSIAQIILMFNAFLMWWTIITPLPEVSKLSDFTRTAYVFCTAMLLMPIGIFFIIIETAHYPAYEAVAGMIIPAINAIYDQQLAGGLLKAIQLTSYGIALFYLIMRWAKKEEDKEGKIDDESLRVVQGVVIHFPDKK, translated from the coding sequence GTGGGCGGCTCTCTTTTTTCGAACTATACTTGGTATGAAATGTGGGGACCGGTTTGGATCGCTGTTTTGGCATTGCTTTCGTATTTGTATATTAGAAAAATTGCCCTTTCACATCAGTATCGTGTTGCAGGCGAGAAGGTGAAATACTTTTTCTTTGCGGCCATTTTGCTTTATTTGGCGAAGGGAAGCCCTTTTTCCATCATCGCTGACGATTATATGTTTAGCATGCATGTTCTCCAGCTATCCATCATGTTATTTGTTGTGACGCCTTTATTTATCCTTAGTTTGCCGACGGATTTTATTCGAAGATACTTTTGGGATTATCGGATGAGGAATGCGATAAAGCTGTTTGCGCATCCATGGATGACCGCGATTTTTTTCAACGGTTTATTGACGGTTTATTTTGTGCCAAGTGTATTTAACACAATTCATCAAAGCTTCTTATTGACTTCCATTGCACAAATCATTCTTATGTTTAACGCCTTTTTAATGTGGTGGACGATTATTACGCCGTTGCCTGAGGTAAGCAAGCTTTCCGACTTTACGAGAACAGCCTATGTTTTTTGTACGGCGATGTTGTTAATGCCTATTGGCATCTTTTTTATCATTATCGAAACCGCACATTACCCTGCGTATGAAGCGGTAGCGGGGATGATTATTCCTGCGATTAATGCGATTTACGATCAGCAGCTTGCGGGTGGCCTTTTAAAGGCTATTCAACTGACAAGTTACGGCATCGCATTATTTTATTTGATTATGAGATGGGCGAAGAAAGAGGAAGATAAAGAAGGAAAAATTGACGATGAGAGCCTTCGTGTTGTGCAAGGCGTTGTCATCCATTTTCCCGATAAAAAATAA
- a CDS encoding acyl-CoA synthetase, translating into MAISANQDGNLTAQLQRARRNTLSDILERTSRRMPEKFALAYGEERLTYAQLEERVNQTAHAFIQDGLKKGTMVAVLSKNSLDFCVVNFALARIGAVMVPINYMLNVDEVSYILQHAKITSFIASLEYAPLLDKAIQQNDPQIKKRYLMDVKADTRLPAILQHWELLSNKRQGMPTELVEASLNDDDLAHVLYTSGTESKPKGVMLTHSNLISEYVSCIVDGGMASSDVFIHALPLFHSAQLHCFLGPSIYLGASGIILDQANPELILETIEKEQATQLFCPPTVWISLLRHPDFDKRDLSSLQKCYYGAAIMPREILKELSERLPQAKFWNFYGQTEVAPLATVLQPEDQLRKLGSAGKPSLNVQTKIVDDDGNEVPPGQVGEIVHRTSHAMKGYLHDPEKTAEAFKGGWFHSGDLGVMDEEGYLTIVDRKKDMIKTGGENVSSREVEEAIYEFPGVSEVAVISVPDPYWIEAVTAIIVPKEGANLQKEDILSFCKEKLAGFKVPKLIEFTDSLPKNPSGKVLKRTLRDMYENLNS; encoded by the coding sequence ATGGCTATTTCAGCAAATCAAGATGGCAATTTGACTGCACAATTACAACGAGCACGGCGCAATACGCTTTCCGATATTCTGGAGCGGACGAGTCGCAGAATGCCTGAAAAATTTGCTTTGGCGTATGGAGAGGAGAGGCTTACATATGCCCAGCTGGAGGAGCGTGTCAATCAAACGGCGCATGCTTTTATTCAAGATGGGTTAAAAAAAGGGACGATGGTTGCCGTTTTATCAAAAAACAGTCTTGACTTTTGCGTTGTCAATTTTGCATTGGCGCGTATAGGAGCCGTTATGGTACCCATTAACTATATGCTTAATGTGGATGAGGTTTCCTATATTCTCCAACATGCGAAAATTACGAGTTTCATTGCATCTTTGGAGTATGCTCCGTTACTAGATAAAGCGATCCAGCAAAATGATCCGCAAATCAAGAAGCGTTATCTTATGGACGTGAAAGCCGATACTAGATTACCAGCAATCTTGCAGCACTGGGAACTTTTATCGAATAAACGCCAAGGTATGCCGACTGAATTAGTCGAGGCTTCTCTCAATGATGACGACCTAGCTCATGTGTTGTATACGAGCGGAACGGAGTCAAAACCGAAAGGCGTCATGTTGACTCATTCGAACTTGATTAGTGAATATGTCAGCTGTATCGTGGACGGCGGAATGGCTTCATCTGATGTATTCATCCATGCGCTTCCACTGTTTCATAGTGCCCAACTGCATTGTTTTCTAGGGCCAAGCATTTATTTAGGGGCAAGCGGAATTATCCTCGATCAAGCAAACCCTGAGCTCATTTTAGAGACGATTGAAAAGGAACAGGCTACGCAGCTGTTCTGTCCGCCGACGGTATGGATCTCTCTTTTGCGCCACCCTGATTTTGATAAGCGGGATTTATCTTCATTACAGAAATGTTATTATGGTGCGGCAATTATGCCGAGAGAAATTCTAAAGGAGCTGTCCGAGCGGCTACCCCAAGCAAAGTTCTGGAATTTCTATGGACAGACGGAAGTGGCGCCACTCGCTACTGTGCTTCAGCCGGAAGATCAATTGCGCAAGCTCGGTTCCGCCGGGAAACCGTCTTTAAACGTCCAAACGAAAATTGTAGACGATGATGGGAATGAAGTGCCGCCAGGACAGGTAGGCGAAATCGTTCACCGGACATCCCACGCGATGAAAGGCTATTTGCATGATCCAGAAAAAACAGCGGAAGCTTTTAAAGGCGGATGGTTTCATAGCGGCGACTTGGGGGTCATGGATGAAGAAGGATACTTGACGATTGTTGACCGCAAAAAAGATATGATCAAAACAGGCGGTGAAAATGTTTCAAGCCGTGAGGTTGAAGAAGCTATTTATGAATTTCCCGGCGTTTCTGAAGTAGCTGTCATTAGCGTACCGGACCCCTACTGGATTGAAGCTGTCACTGCGATTATCGTTCCTAAAGAAGGAGCAAATTTACAGAAAGAAGACATCCTTTCTTTCTGTAAAGAAAAACTGGCTGGATTTAAAGTGCCCAAATTGATTGAGTTTACAGACAGCCTGCCAAAAAATCCAAGCGGGAAAGTGTTAAAACGGACATTAAGGGATATGTATGAAAACTTGAACAGCTGA
- a CDS encoding Glu/Leu/Phe/Val family dehydrogenase, with amino-acid sequence MTNQTIDIIEQSLRQLFNEPDFLPELKQEARDKAFSSISAILSTPNHIHRSYLRIVLDTNVVVRIPAFRIQHNNTLGPYKGGIRFHETVNEEEIINMAALMTLKNALHDVPFGGGKGGVVINPRDYSDKELNLICKKYVQYFNDILGPDKDIPAPDVGTGQREMDWMTGEYKNINPGKPYLGSFTGKSVINGGSLGRREATGKGVYFTLRYLLHNFLNENQELLASSKQTFSKSVFSQINQPQTLAIQGFGNVGSVVALEAYRCEYLQNKVVAVSDRNVTLYNPEGLDIPSLAEYANNNYKELPKEQEELDKAGIKANILNREEILSLDVDVLVLAALENQIREDNVEEVKARIIVEGANAPVSGEADQVLTEKGGIIIPDILANAGGVIVSYIEWLQGRETQFLSEKEVYERLFNKMEQTMKAIYPSFFGNGKSLRQFCYAHAVRRISTILYTQGKLY; translated from the coding sequence ATGACAAATCAAACGATTGACATTATTGAACAATCGTTACGCCAATTGTTCAACGAGCCTGATTTTTTACCCGAATTAAAACAAGAAGCGAGAGATAAAGCGTTTAGTTCGATTTCGGCTATTCTATCAACCCCGAATCATATCCATCGTTCCTATCTCCGAATCGTTTTAGATACCAATGTGGTCGTGCGCATCCCAGCTTTTCGAATCCAGCATAACAATACACTTGGGCCGTATAAAGGCGGGATTCGCTTTCATGAGACGGTAAATGAAGAAGAAATCATAAATATGGCTGCGCTGATGACGCTCAAAAATGCGCTGCATGATGTTCCTTTTGGCGGCGGCAAGGGAGGAGTGGTGATTAATCCACGTGATTATTCGGATAAAGAATTGAATCTGATTTGCAAAAAATATGTTCAATACTTCAACGATATTTTAGGCCCAGACAAAGATATTCCCGCTCCCGATGTTGGTACTGGGCAGAGGGAGATGGATTGGATGACGGGTGAATATAAAAACATTAATCCGGGAAAACCGTATCTTGGCAGTTTTACAGGGAAAAGTGTGATAAATGGCGGCTCATTAGGCAGGCGAGAGGCAACCGGCAAAGGGGTTTATTTCACGCTCCGCTATTTATTACATAACTTTTTAAATGAAAACCAGGAATTGCTTGCAAGCTCAAAGCAAACATTTTCCAAATCAGTTTTTTCCCAGATTAACCAGCCACAGACGTTGGCAATACAAGGGTTTGGAAATGTCGGATCTGTTGTGGCGCTTGAAGCATACCGTTGTGAATACTTGCAAAATAAGGTTGTTGCAGTAAGTGACCGCAATGTAACGCTCTACAATCCGGAAGGGCTGGATATTCCCTCTTTGGCTGAATATGCGAACAATAATTATAAAGAACTTCCTAAAGAGCAGGAAGAACTGGATAAAGCCGGCATTAAAGCGAACATTTTAAACAGAGAAGAGATCCTTTCACTTGATGTTGACGTTCTGGTACTAGCTGCACTTGAAAACCAAATCAGAGAGGATAACGTTGAAGAAGTGAAGGCGCGGATTATCGTCGAAGGAGCAAATGCGCCTGTTTCGGGAGAGGCAGATCAGGTGCTTACTGAAAAAGGAGGCATCATCATTCCAGACATTTTGGCGAATGCGGGAGGAGTGATTGTTTCTTATATTGAATGGCTGCAAGGCCGGGAAACGCAATTTTTAAGCGAGAAGGAAGTCTATGAAAGGTTATTTAACAAAATGGAACAGACAATGAAAGCGATCTACCCATCCTTTTTCGGCAATGGGAAATCACTGCGGCAATTTTGCTATGCTCATGCTGTGAGGAGAATCTCGACTATTTTGTATACCCAAGGAAAATTATATTAA
- a CDS encoding thermonuclease family protein yields MKKKKTKKTLLPTLLAVFVIGIGAYYGIDVNELLEPAEQSGSTHEISQERILADVVKVIDGDTIKINYEGKEENIRFLLIDTPEMRHKQFDGPQPYAVEAKEKVEELLKDGKVEIELGIQERDKYGRLLGYLYVDGVSLQEVLLEEGLARVAYVYNDKRHLDDYLKIEKEAKKKKKGIWSIEDYVTDKGYQMEQ; encoded by the coding sequence TTGAAGAAAAAGAAAACAAAGAAAACATTGTTGCCTACTCTGCTGGCAGTATTTGTCATCGGAATTGGGGCATACTACGGGATTGATGTCAACGAACTGCTTGAACCGGCGGAACAGAGTGGAAGCACGCATGAGATCAGCCAAGAACGCATTCTTGCAGACGTTGTAAAAGTCATTGACGGAGACACGATCAAAATTAATTATGAAGGAAAAGAAGAAAATATCCGATTTTTATTAATCGATACACCGGAAATGCGCCATAAACAATTTGACGGCCCTCAGCCGTATGCAGTCGAAGCGAAGGAAAAAGTGGAAGAACTGCTTAAAGACGGCAAAGTTGAAATCGAACTCGGCATTCAAGAAAGAGACAAGTACGGCAGGCTGTTAGGCTATTTGTATGTTGATGGCGTCAGTTTGCAGGAAGTATTGCTGGAGGAAGGACTTGCAAGAGTGGCTTACGTTTACAATGATAAAAGGCATCTCGATGACTATCTAAAGATCGAAAAAGAAGCAAAGAAAAAGAAGAAAGGCATCTGGAGCATTGAAGATTATGTCACGGACAAAGGCTACCAAATGGAACAATGA
- a CDS encoding YhgE/Pip domain-containing protein, with amino-acid sequence MKSIWRIYGHDMKSVGTNWVAAILIGGLIILPSLYAWFNIKASWDPYGQTDQMPVGVVNEDKGATIRDNDINAGDELVRTLKENDSMDWHFDKREKAMDKVEYGDYFAVIIIPENFSEQLATVVSDRPEKAEVDYFVNEKINAIAPKITEKGASTIVEQITSNFISTVNGVIFDIFNELGIELEKDLPDIRRFEDYVFKAEESLPEINQLLSESNSDAKHARDIIDKAQGMIPKAEQTTKQGLQTINETTAFLNKAEKRLNDLAPKVENDLKKAQTIAKDVNNFIQGVNTANIDFSAGEEIKKQLNERAGKAIAQINSVEQALNQLKELNNQRPVTPPPAVESPEEGDGTAGQQTSPQGSGSTAAEQKNKQEQNQKIDEAIANLNQLKSALETIQTDAKKIDTFIGEKKQEVDKVIGDLQKLSGNTVNKIDAFMKEYKENIEPTVIKEIKSAKSTLASAKEMLTGIQSTIPEVEKILNRTEKNLGEGQDMLKYLLGEYPYINDKIRELANKIREVQGETDINEIIELLRNDPEAERGFFAEPVKLNKNQIFPVANYGTGMTPFYTVLAIWVGSLLLISLLAADVHEVEEFSARQRYIGKLLTFVTIGLLQTLVVTIGDIFIINVPIVHPVWFVLFGLFISLIFMLIVYTLVSIFGDVGKAMAIVLLVLQIAGSGGTYPVVLLPQFFQMIHPFLPFTYAVDVMREAVSGIVWSRVIRDLLALAIFGFIFLMLGIFLKEPINKKTDALMKKSRKTGLFH; translated from the coding sequence ATGAAAAGCATTTGGCGTATTTATGGGCATGACATGAAAAGTGTTGGGACAAACTGGGTAGCGGCAATTTTAATTGGCGGGCTGATTATCCTGCCTTCTTTGTATGCTTGGTTCAACATAAAGGCTTCTTGGGATCCGTATGGACAAACGGATCAAATGCCTGTTGGAGTCGTGAACGAAGATAAAGGAGCGACCATTCGTGATAACGATATAAATGCTGGAGATGAATTAGTCCGTACACTGAAAGAAAACGATTCGATGGACTGGCATTTCGACAAACGTGAGAAGGCAATGGACAAAGTCGAATACGGTGATTATTTTGCCGTCATTATTATTCCAGAAAATTTTTCGGAACAGCTGGCTACAGTCGTGTCCGATCGCCCTGAAAAGGCGGAAGTTGACTATTTCGTGAATGAAAAAATTAACGCAATTGCACCTAAAATTACGGAAAAAGGCGCCAGTACAATCGTTGAGCAAATTACGAGCAACTTTATTTCAACAGTCAACGGTGTCATTTTTGACATCTTTAACGAACTCGGCATAGAGCTTGAAAAAGATTTACCGGATATTAGACGTTTTGAAGACTATGTTTTTAAAGCGGAAGAAAGTTTACCGGAAATCAATCAATTGCTATCTGAGTCGAACAGCGATGCGAAACATGCTCGAGACATTATTGATAAGGCACAAGGTATGATTCCGAAAGCGGAACAAACGACGAAACAAGGGCTGCAGACGATAAATGAAACAACCGCTTTTTTGAATAAAGCTGAAAAACGGTTAAACGATCTTGCCCCAAAAGTAGAAAATGATTTGAAAAAAGCCCAAACGATTGCAAAAGACGTTAACAACTTTATTCAAGGTGTCAATACAGCAAATATTGATTTCAGTGCAGGAGAAGAGATTAAGAAGCAGTTGAATGAACGAGCCGGAAAAGCGATAGCCCAAATAAATTCGGTTGAACAAGCATTAAACCAGTTAAAAGAATTAAACAATCAAAGGCCTGTAACGCCTCCGCCCGCCGTAGAAAGTCCAGAAGAGGGAGATGGAACAGCGGGACAACAAACAAGCCCACAGGGAAGTGGCAGTACAGCGGCTGAACAAAAAAATAAACAAGAACAAAATCAGAAAATTGACGAGGCCATTGCGAATTTGAATCAATTGAAGTCTGCCTTAGAGACGATCCAAACGGATGCGAAAAAAATTGACACGTTTATCGGAGAGAAAAAGCAAGAAGTTGATAAAGTAATCGGTGACTTGCAAAAATTATCCGGGAATACTGTGAACAAAATTGATGCATTTATGAAAGAATACAAAGAAAACATTGAGCCAACGGTCATAAAAGAGATCAAAAGCGCGAAATCAACCCTCGCAAGCGCAAAGGAAATGTTGACTGGAATCCAATCGACCATCCCAGAAGTGGAAAAAATCTTAAACCGGACGGAAAAAAATTTAGGGGAAGGGCAAGATATGCTTAAATATCTGCTTGGCGAGTACCCTTACATAAATGACAAAATTCGGGAGCTTGCAAATAAAATTCGGGAAGTGCAAGGTGAAACAGACATTAATGAAATCATTGAACTGCTTCGGAACGATCCGGAAGCAGAGCGGGGCTTCTTTGCCGAACCGGTTAAACTGAACAAAAATCAAATTTTCCCGGTTGCAAATTACGGAACAGGAATGACACCGTTTTACACGGTATTGGCAATTTGGGTCGGTTCATTGCTGCTTATTTCACTTTTAGCGGCGGATGTCCATGAGGTTGAAGAGTTTTCGGCAAGGCAAAGATATATCGGTAAATTATTGACCTTTGTAACGATTGGACTATTGCAGACGCTCGTTGTTACAATTGGGGATATTTTTATTATTAACGTACCGATCGTTCATCCGGTTTGGTTCGTTCTATTCGGGCTTTTCATCAGCCTTATATTTATGCTCATTGTTTACACGCTCGTTTCTATTTTTGGCGATGTTGGAAAAGCAATGGCTATCGTCTTGCTAGTGCTTCAAATTGCAGGTTCAGGGGGAACGTACCCCGTTGTGCTTCTTCCGCAGTTTTTCCAAATGATTCATCCTTTTTTGCCGTTTACGTATGCGGTAGATGTCATGCGTGAAGCGGTTTCCGGCATTGTTTGGTCACGGGTTATCCGAGACTTATTAGCCTTAGCGATATTTGGATTCATTTTTCTTATGCTCGGGATCTTTCTGAAGGAGCCAATCAATAAAAAGACAGATGCTTTAATGAAAAAGTCGCGGAAAACAGGATTATTTCATTAA